The proteins below come from a single Oxyura jamaicensis isolate SHBP4307 breed ruddy duck chromosome 1, BPBGC_Ojam_1.0, whole genome shotgun sequence genomic window:
- the MFNG gene encoding beta-1,3-N-acetylglucosaminyltransferase manic fringe isoform X2, translated as MGRRLIRGLSGAAVFLVSVALLSVRHRGAQETSGETSPGLREGMPENPERWTRASPEDAARGGGRGQKNLQIQPPGEYRTEGSLTLGDVFIAVKTTKRFHQSRMELLLDTWISRAREQTYVFTDEEDDALKRRMGDHVVFTNCSTEHSHLALSCKMAAEFDAFLASSRSWFCHLDDDNYLNPQALLQLLSSYSATQEVYLGKPSLNRPIRASETLPNNRTKSVRFWFATGGAGFCISHKLARKMMPWASGRNFLSTSELIRLPDDCTMGYIIECKVGGQLLPNALFHSHLENLQLIPTSRLTQQQVSIAPLPSLP; from the exons ATGGGCCGCCGGCTCATCCGTGGTCTCTCTGGAGCGGCAGTCTTCCTGGTCAGCGTGGCCCTCCTCTCCGTACGGCACCGTGGGGCTCAGGAAACATCTGGGGAAACATCCCCAGGGCTCAGAGAGGGGATGCCGGAGAACCCAGAGCGATGGACGCGTGCAAGTCCAGAGGATGCCGCGagaggtggtggcagggggcAGAAGAACCTGCAAATCCAACCTCCGGGGGAATATAGGACTGAAGGAAGCCTGACACTTGGAGACGTCTTCATAGCTGTGAAGACCACCAAGAGATTTCACCAGAGCAGGATGGAGCTGCTCCTGGACACGTGGATATCCCGGGCAAGAGAGCAG ACCTACGTCTTCACTGATGAAGAAGATGATGCCCTGAAGAGAAGAATGG GTGACCACGTGGTGTTCACCAACTGCTCCACCGAGCACAGCCACCTGGCCCTCTCCTGCAAGATGGCTGCTGAGTTCGACGCGTTCCTGGCCAGCAGCCGGAg CTGGTTCTGCCATTTGGATGACGACAACTATCTGAACCCTCAggccctcctgcagctgctgtcctCCTACTCGGCGACGCAGGAAGTCTACCTGGGGAAACCCAGCCTGAACCGACCCATCCGGGCCTCCGAAACACTGCCCAACAACCGGACG AAATCTGTGCGCTTCTGGTTTGCCACAGGAGGGGCTGGGTTCTGCATCAGCCACAAGCTGGCAAGGAAGATGATGCCTTGGGCCAG TGGCAGGAACTTCCTGAGCACTTCAGAGCTCATCCGCCTGCCAGACGACTGCACCATGGGGTACATCATCGAGTGCAAAGTCggtgggcagctgctgcccaacGCGCTCTTCCACTCCCACCTGGAGAACCTGCAGCTCATCCCCACCTCCCGTCTCACGCAACAG CAGGTTTCGATCGCTCCACTGCCATCTCTACCCTGA
- the MFNG gene encoding beta-1,3-N-acetylglucosaminyltransferase manic fringe isoform X1: MGRRLIRGLSGAAVFLVSVALLSVRHRGAQETSGETSPGLREGMPENPERWTRASPEDAARGGGRGQKNLQIQPPGEYRTEGSLTLGDVFIAVKTTKRFHQSRMELLLDTWISRAREQTYVFTDEEDDALKRRMGDHVVFTNCSTEHSHLALSCKMAAEFDAFLASSRSWFCHLDDDNYLNPQALLQLLSSYSATQEVYLGKPSLNRPIRASETLPNNRTKSVRFWFATGGAGFCISHKLARKMMPWASGRNFLSTSELIRLPDDCTMGYIIECKVGGQLLPNALFHSHLENLQLIPTSRLTQQVTLSYGVFENKLNVIELGGPFSPQEDPSRFRSLHCHLYPDTSWCLQAVGW; this comes from the exons ATGGGCCGCCGGCTCATCCGTGGTCTCTCTGGAGCGGCAGTCTTCCTGGTCAGCGTGGCCCTCCTCTCCGTACGGCACCGTGGGGCTCAGGAAACATCTGGGGAAACATCCCCAGGGCTCAGAGAGGGGATGCCGGAGAACCCAGAGCGATGGACGCGTGCAAGTCCAGAGGATGCCGCGagaggtggtggcagggggcAGAAGAACCTGCAAATCCAACCTCCGGGGGAATATAGGACTGAAGGAAGCCTGACACTTGGAGACGTCTTCATAGCTGTGAAGACCACCAAGAGATTTCACCAGAGCAGGATGGAGCTGCTCCTGGACACGTGGATATCCCGGGCAAGAGAGCAG ACCTACGTCTTCACTGATGAAGAAGATGATGCCCTGAAGAGAAGAATGG GTGACCACGTGGTGTTCACCAACTGCTCCACCGAGCACAGCCACCTGGCCCTCTCCTGCAAGATGGCTGCTGAGTTCGACGCGTTCCTGGCCAGCAGCCGGAg CTGGTTCTGCCATTTGGATGACGACAACTATCTGAACCCTCAggccctcctgcagctgctgtcctCCTACTCGGCGACGCAGGAAGTCTACCTGGGGAAACCCAGCCTGAACCGACCCATCCGGGCCTCCGAAACACTGCCCAACAACCGGACG AAATCTGTGCGCTTCTGGTTTGCCACAGGAGGGGCTGGGTTCTGCATCAGCCACAAGCTGGCAAGGAAGATGATGCCTTGGGCCAG TGGCAGGAACTTCCTGAGCACTTCAGAGCTCATCCGCCTGCCAGACGACTGCACCATGGGGTACATCATCGAGTGCAAAGTCggtgggcagctgctgcccaacGCGCTCTTCCACTCCCACCTGGAGAACCTGCAGCTCATCCCCACCTCCCGTCTCACGCAACAG GTCACACTCAGCTATGGTGTCTTTGAGAACAAGCTCAACGTTATCGAACTCGGTGGTCCCTTCTCACCGCAGGAAGATCCCTCAAG GTTTCGATCGCTCCACTGCCATCTCTACCCTGACACCTCCTGGTGCCTGCAGGCTGTTGGCTGGTGA